The Pelecanus crispus isolate bPelCri1 chromosome 16, bPelCri1.pri, whole genome shotgun sequence sequence TGCCTAGGAAGACTGGGAAACCGAAGGAGTAGGTAAGAGAGGTTGCATGCACCTCTCGACCTATGGAATGAATGAATGCCTGACAAATGGTAGAAGGCTTTGTAGGAAAGATGGTGTTTAGCTGGAAGCCGTGCCCCAGTCAAAGAGGGGAAGCTGTCTGGAAGAAGACAATGCCCAATGTCAATGGTCTTCTGTCTTGCCCGCCGGTCCACGGTGGTGTTTTCAGAGTGTACGCTACGGGAGCACCCGAGCACGAATAGCCATGCCGTCTGTAACTCTCTGTTTCCCGTGGCTGTACAGAGACTGTCGTTGTGCGctgcctttctttctgcagaaggcCTGTTTCTATTTGGAATGACTGTTGCCTTCATTGTCGTTCCAGGAGCGCTTGCACCTCCCTGGAGGGGACTGGAAGACTCGGAggtaaaaaaacatttcccctTGACTAGAGGGCTCTTTAGAGGAGCGCTGCCCCTCGGCCCCAACAGGACATTGTTTATGCCCTGTCTCACACAAACTTCACCTGGCACAGCTGCCTGAGATTCTCCCATtgccctttcttcccttctgccaaAGGGTCAGCTACAGCTCCCCGCTTCCGTCAGAGGACTGGGGCCACCCTTTTGCTTGAGCTGGGCTGTTTGCAGCTCCACCTTTCTAACACCTGAGAAGGGGAACTACGGTAgccttctccaccctgcacccgTTTCTCTCCCTCGATGCTTGGGAGTAGCTGCTAGGAGACACCTCTGCGGCTTTCCATTGCTAGGCTGCAATAGAAAGCCCCTGCAAGCAGCATTGCCCCCtcaaaggagaggagaggccaagggaaaaaagagcgTCTTCTCTCAGGCTGAGGTCAGCGTAGCAGCAGTTGCCCATGAAGAGCTTTGCAGGGGGGCACGGTTCAAGGACTGAGGGCAGCCTTGCAGCTGCCACCGTCAAGCGGAGAGGGAGGACAGAAGCGTGTTTCTCGAGCAAGCGGAAGAGGCTAGCCGAGGCAAGGGACGTGTTATGctaagaaaggagaagagggagcagcaggagagaggtggaggaaaacacagagagCTGAGATACTGGCAGCCAAGCACAGCAAAGACAACCGGGGCGGAGGGCTCTAGGGCTGATCCAGGAgagctctccccagcctcccttAGATCGTGTCTCACTAGGCTATCCctaaggcagggaaggagaaggaaggaagcgGGGCAGGGTGCTTCGGTAGGACCCGGGTTCAGGGAGGGGAACAAAGAGCAACACTGGGGAGAGAGCTGCTGTTGAGAAGCGGCATTTGGCAACGGCAACCGCTTTCCCTTGCTCTTTGTGCGTCTTGCGGGCCTCCCCTGTTTACGCCTGAGCCGCATGCGTAGCAGGAATTGGGAGACTAGACTGGGCAAACAGACGTGGGATCGGCATGCTATGCCCCTGTTGGCTACCTCTTAACTCGCAGCAGCCTGCCTCGAGAcctcttctgaaaggaaaaaactgcGCACCTCCTCTTTCTGTTGGTGTTTTCTATAGGAACTGCCACCTGCACCccttcagctctgctcttgcaTGGCTTTGATGACGCGTTGCCGCCTTGTAATAGGGAAAAAGATGGCTTTGGGCGTTTGAGACGTTCAGCAGTTCCCCAAAATGTACCCAGGCAGCCAGGGAAGCAGCTTCTCAGCCTGAAGCTCTGAGAATGTCGGAACTAACTCTCCCAACCGCTTAAGGCGTGGTTAGCCGGCCAGTCATCCAGAGCCAGGCTTCTTGCGTCGCTCATGTCCCCACGGCGTCCGAGAGGCCAGCCACAACACTTACAGTCTCTCCGTTGCTCACTTCTTGTAGGCCAGCAGGGGACGAGTTCGGAGAAGCGCTTAGCAATACCCTGAGCCTGCAAGAGCAGCTACGTAAGCTCCAGGAAGAGCTTTATCACCTGCGGTGGAGCGTAAAGGATGTCGCCGAGCGAGCTCTCCACGAAGCCTTGAAGCAGGCTAAGCTCCCAGGCTTTACCGGATGGGTAAGGGCACACTGCAGAAGGCTCTACTCAGAGGTTTCGTTCCTCCCTCCGCCATGTATCCTACTACAGTTCCCCGTCATAGCCAGCCAAAAGGCTGGCGCTGCTGCAACAAGTGCTGTGCATTGCCACgctcccttttcctgctgctccacACGTCCTTATGGGGGAAGAGAGCGCCGTGACAGGAATGACAGTTGTCTTAGTCGTACCTTCCTCTCCGTCCAGATCTCGGGCCCTCCTCAAGGGAGGAccggaaagaaagaaagaatggtCCCAGCAGTCCATAGTTCCCCCAGTCCCACCTCAGGCCCAGAAGGCTTGTCCGTCCGTGCTGCCTGGCATGGGGCACCTCCACAGGAAAAGCCCCTTCCCGCAACTTCAGCTTTCAGAGCATCGGAGTGAGCAGCCCCTCCATTCTGACACCGGTCAATCAGAGTAGAGCAAACCTGGCAGGTTGCCGGGCAGTGCCGGCGTTCCTTCCGTGTGAGTTTAACCTTGCCCCAGCTCACCTTGGCTGGCCttgcaggggagctgctggccccGTTCCTTTTCCTTCTAACAGGTGCTCTCCTTTGTCTTCCTTCCCAGGCTGTTCAAGAGATAATCAATCAAGTCTTgaagaagctggaagaaaaccaaGTCCCCATGCCTGACTATGCCCTCAAATCATCAGGTGCCGTGACATTGTACAAAGCAACCAGTTCCAAAGCGCTTCCGGTCCAGCTTGACAAGACAGGCATTTGAACGCGCCCAGTGGTAGGAGAGGAGGGGCGACAAGTCAAGGGCCACCTCGTGCCCTAAAAATGTACCCACTGACAGAGTTGGGAACGGGCCAGACCACATCTGAGGAGCAGAAAGCCTAGCTCACGTTCCTGTCTTTCTCCACGGCCCCTTACGACAGTTTCATGAGTCCCTGCTCGGAGGCATCGTGCCAGTAGGAAAGAGGGGCATCCCACTGTAGGAGACGGATGACTACTTAGAAGCCTTTTTGCAAGTCAACAGGGCAATCAATATTCCTTATGACATTGCTCGCTGATCGTGCTCGTCTTTTAATTTCCAGGGGCTGCTGTCGTTCATTCAAGGACTTCGCCGTCCTTCAGGACTACCAaaggaaaagtctttttctATTCCCTGCCGGTGCTGGATCACATGAGGTCTCCTGAGCTTATTCTTGAGGTAGGAGCACCGAGAAACGGAAGAGCAaagggcgggggcggcggggagtggGGAGGCAGCGGGAACCAAACACGCTGCTGAGAGCTGCCTTTACCCTTGTCTTTGCTCctcaaagctttcttttcctgccttcttGCATGGACCTACTCGCCTCCTGTGTCTCCCTGCTATTTCCTCTCCCGGAGTGCCCCAGGTCATCTGCGCGAGCTTTTAACAGGCTACCTTGGCCCTGCAGTCTTTGTCTTCCCAGGCACCGTGAAAACTGTCAGGCGCGGCACAGAAGGAGAATGGGAAAGGTGCCTGCAGAGGTCTGGGGTGTGAGCTCGCCAGGGCTCTTAGGGAGCACAAGCGGGCTCTGAGAGCCTGCACTGCTGGAGGGCCGGCCCCACGTTGTGCTTGCAAGCCATGCAGGCACTGCTCCGGAGCTGCCTGCACAAGTGCAAGAGTTGGCTGCTGCCCGTGGAAGGAGGTGGGACTGGATGAGAGGGAGCGATTGCGTTCCCTTACGGGAAAGGCTCGTCCAGGTGGGGCCCTTAGTTGCCACCTGCCCTGGGCGGGTGCCTTTCAGCCGCACCGTCCCTTGCTTGTTCTTGGCGAGTTGCTCCGGACCGGGAGAGGCCGGAGAGCTTCTACAAGTAGCgcagccagctccctgcagtcCCTGCAAGAAGCAATCCAGTGCTTCTGCGCTGAAGGGGTCTCGTGACGCGTGAATTCTCGTGACTGCTTCTCTGTTCCGTACCCACAGGGTCCGACCGAAGGCATTGGCTGTGGTTCCGAGCAGAACTGCTTGGCCACATCGGTTCTTAATCTTCTGATGCGCGCGGCAGGAATGAGAGCCAGGGCACCCTTCTCCACGTGAACAtggtttcttcttctcctttcagCCTGAAAATCATCCGGGAAACTGCTGGCCCTTCCCAGGAAGTCAGGGACACGTCTTCGTCAAGCTGTCTGAGCCAATCATTCCCAGGGCAGTCACCATGGACCACGTTTCAGGGACAGCGTTCCATGGAGACAGTATCTCCAGGGCCCCAAAGGACTTTGCTGTCTACGTAAGTGATTTCTCTAGAGTCGGGGGCAGGGGGTTGCATAGCATTTTTCTAAGCCGGGAGGGAATACAGGTCAGAGAGTCCAGCGGCCTGCGCTTTCCCCTGCCTCGCAGAAGAAACAAGCTCCTTGGAGTTGTATTCCTCTCTTATCCAATGTACCGCTCAAAAGGAAGCTCCTGGGGCAAGGTGCAACCCCAGGAGCCACAGGGAAAAGGAGCTGGCCACGGTGCACGGTCCTAGACCTTCTTGGCTTCCAATCCCAGTGGGCATTCGTGATCCTCAGGTTACCCCGCACTCACTGGGAACGTCTGCTCCTTCTCTGACTCTCAGCTGAGACTCGTAGAGTAGGCAAGCGTGGCGTGCTCCCCCGCTGCAGCTTCTTGTCTTCTCCTTGTGCTCCTCGTCCTTGGACTACGTAGCTGAAATAAAGCAGTACTTCACTGACTGAAGGTAAGTCTTCCCACGGTGTACCAGGCGCTCTTGTTTTCTCCACCCCTCTCTTTCTCTAGGGCCTGAAGGAAGAACATGAGGAGCAGGGAACGTTCCTGGGACAGTTCACTTTCCAGGCGGTGCTGAATCCCAGGCAGACCTTCCAGCTGAAGGTACGGGAGCAAAGAGGGAGGAGAattggaggagaggaggagaaatgcgGTTGGCTGGGCAGAAGCTTCCCTGCCAAAGGGCTACAGGCAGCCCTCTCCTTGAGCACGTGCCACGCCggcctttcttctgctttaactTCCTGACGGCGTACGCCCGCACTGATGTTGTTCTTCTCTTGCGTTTTGGGTTTAAGCTTCAGCGCTTACAAGCGCCGCGGTTGAAGCTGAAAGCGGCTTGGCTGCCTGGACGCCAAGCGCATCCAAGTGGCCGCATCCCGTCGTATGCGCTGCTACTGGCCTGCTAGTTAAAGACGAGAAATACTGGGCTTGCTGGGGATTCTGTTGTTGCTGGTAGCGCGTGGTGACAGGGAGGCCATTCTGTTCCGGTGGCTTTCTAGAGAAGGCACTAGCACCACTGGGTCTTCTGACTGCGGAAGCACACGCCTCAAAGCAGGCAAGAAGACCTTGCCAACCTATTTGCCGAAGCTGCTTCTGGTAGCTGCTTCTTCCTTGACTATTCTCATGGCCAAATGAGGTAGAGCAGGAGAAGAACCTCCTGACCACGAGAGGTCAAAAAGGCCTCGCAGGGCAGCCAGAAGTAAGCTGTTGAACGAGTCCCTCGCTGCGGCACTACTCTGTCAGTAGTCAAATGCTAGAGAGGAAAAGGCaactcatttcttcttctcattTCAGAAGGAGCTCTCTGGTTTTGCGAATTACGTAAGGCTGCAAGTGCTGAGCAACTGGGGCCACCCGGCCTACACCTGCCTCTATCGATTCAGGGTGCACGGTGATCCTCTCAAAGACGGGGGATGGGCGTCAGTTTCGCCTGGCAATAAACTCCATTAATTTTCACCAAGTCGAGTTCGACCCTGCTTTGCCTGTGATGCTAACTGCTAAGAgagctccctgtccctctctCGACCCCCGAGCTTACCGGAGGCTTCCGGAGTACGTGGCAGAAAGCCTGACATCCACACACTTGCTGCCTACACAGTCCTAGACACGAAAGATTAAAGCAAGGTACAGTTGTCTTACGCGGGAGGCGGCTAAGGATCAACTGTGAGCACCGCAGCTCGCTCCTCGGCCAGCTGGGGCACTGGGCCTGCGCAGAGACAGCCTGCAAGAAGGGCCGTTGCACCTGGAGCTGCTCTCGCAGCAGcacaagggctgtgcacagctctGCCGTCCCTCAGTCCACACATGGGGTCTGGGCCTGCtcagggagggagcggggggaaaggcggggaaggggagggaagaggaaggaaggggagctgCCCTGGATTGGTTCTGGAACAGCAAGTCTTTCCCAAAATGCgggtctgtctgtgctgccagccgcagcccggggcaggaggagctgcgtGACGGGAGCCGCTTGCGTCGGCCAGGCCGGCACCCGGCAGGAAGAcggggctctgcccccggtCACACGGCCCGcgctgagcccagcacccagggccttCCTCAGGCCTCACCTTCCCCGGGGCGGTGAGGAGGAGAGACGCCCTGTCCTGGCATGGCCCAGGGCACCCTCCTGTGGCCTGAAGGAAGGGCAAAGCCGCCATCGCTCTCCGCACAGGGGCTGACCGCTGTCCTTCGCTTCCGTCCCTGGGGCTCCGCAGTGCTGGCAGGCCCCGCAGGGCTTCAGGGCCAAGCAAACACCCAGGCgccgggggctcctggggctcgGGGCGGCTTTGGGCAGCTCCGAAGCTGAGGCACGGCTGCTGCCCCTTTGCTACCGCAGATGCAGTTATTTGCTACCCCCTTCACGGTCAATCCTCTTTCTCCTCGTGGCACATGGACTGGACACATGCCACGTCCCCGTTAGGCTGGCAGGACTTCAGGGAAATGAGGAGGTCCCGGCACGCACACGGGCAGGAGGACAGTGAAAAGGAGCCCTCTcaggctttttctgctctttcgCACCTGAACTCGGacatcagctttttttcctcccagctgcacAGCTTGCTGCCAGCCAAAGCGAGGTGGGCTGAGCCGGTCCTTGGGATAACTCGGctccttttggttttgattgCATGCctacacttttctttttgtgcaccttttctttccccctgctTCCCCCCAGTTCCGTTCTCTATTAAAGGTAATCATCATTTGCCTCTCTGGACAGACCATAGAGTAGGTAGATAACAGGATATAAGTATAAGTACAGGCTGGTCTATGCCTTCAGAGCTGTGGGCTATGGGTAGAGTTACTATTGGCTAGTTATCATTTCTTCTCCACATTCTCCAGTAGGTAAGCATGAGGACAGCAGTGCAGTCCTCCTACTGAGAAGCTGGGCTCACGCTAGAATGACAAGAAGCCCACCCTGACGGGTACAGTAGGAAGTGAGACAGAAAAGGAGCATGGCAAAGAGAGCCGTTAAAGTAGCAGCTGACGGCCAGTCACCCCTGCGTACAAGGAGGGAAAGCGTGGGCTGGAGAGCCATAGGGCTCTGCTGCTAACGCTGGCAACAGGGAGGCAGCAGGTCCTCTTCAGAGAAGGTGGCACGCATGAGAGTCCTTCAAAAGGGCCTTTGTAACTGCTGGGAATTGGGGCCCTGTGACACTGACGGTCAGGTGGTcggcctgcagctctgcagcggTTAAAACTCCCACGgaagctgttttggttttgggtacCCGTGTCATTGAGCTGGAATTACTTCTTTGCAATTAGGTGGCGCGGATCTTCTTGCGCTGGGCTTCTCTTCCTGGAGCGCGTCCTGACACCCTTTGTCATCCAGAGCTTTCCCCTCTGTTCCCGAGAGGAGCTTGGGGAAAGTGCTCTCCTTTCTCACTCCTCCAGGCAGCCTTGTCTGTCTCTCCAGCTTCACCAGCAAGCTTAGATTCTGTGAATGCCCAAAGGCAATGGACATGGGTGTTGCTCCACCCCTGAATGTTGATGTGCTGACAACCTAGAGTGAATTCTGGGGTGGTCCCTAATATCAGCCAGGCTTACCCAGGCATGTTATATTAGCACAGAacttaaaattacttaaaaatggATAGTGCAAGCACCCACTTGCTTCTTTGACAATATAGCCCTGGTGCATGCTTCCACCAGGAGAGAGAAACAGCTTCCATTTCTCCAAATCCTCATTTATGAAAGATTGTCAACAGAGATGGTGCTGTTGATTTTTTCATTGTCATCAGAGATTGGTGACCTTCCCCTGGCCTGCTGACATGAAATGCCAGCCTCAGGCTGTCAGAGCTCTTGCTGGCAACCCTTGGGGTAGCAGCAGGAATGCTTTGGCGTATGTGCAAAGTGTTCCCAGAGCTTTCTGCCAGCATTTGCACAGCTCACAGCCCAGGACAGCTGCGCCTGTGACCACCACTAGGTTTTTCACCCTTTCTTCTCAGACCAAGCCAAGCTGTGATAGAAAAGCTTTGGTCCTTCCTGTCTCCCAAACCAAGCTAGAAATGGTGTTATCACCATCGAGCTCCTGTGGGATGTAAAGAAAACTTGT is a genomic window containing:
- the LOC142595040 gene encoding SUN domain-containing protein 2-like, with the protein product MRDESILDHTEAVPSGCPDTSCPRNCRSLAQSCIALCKVGLPFDQNQEDTHASSVGSGFDLCSPDRKTKALKMVTVALLVSLLSFGVYRVGQLGEKSLWRTAAVCWAYVSSSIQPLQQQVTPRFLQIKTGTVATLAGHSGEGQVDRTPVSLQLVALHAADKEQWPAGDEFGEALSNTLSLQEQLRKLQEELYHLRWSVKDVAERALHEALKQAKLPGFTGWAVQEIINQVLKKLEENQVPMPDYALKSSGAAVVHSRTSPSFRTTKGKVFFYSLPVLDHMRSPELILEPENHPGNCWPFPGSQGHVFVKLSEPIIPRAVTMDHVSGTAFHGDSISRAPKDFAVYGLKEEHEEQGTFLGQFTFQAVLNPRQTFQLKKELSGFANYVRLQVLSNWGHPAYTCLYRFRVHGDPLKDGGWASFRSLLKKTIRSGELLCGVPHNKPLKPLKEKVTTMC